The Corynebacterium tuberculostearicum genome window below encodes:
- a CDS encoding type 1 glutamine amidotransferase domain-containing protein, translating into MTSVLFVVTAAEEWTLADGTKRPTGYWAEELIAPHRVFQGAGWDIHFATPGAKAPVVDEYSLEVLPDNVREAQENYLAELGVALENPMNLADVNEEDYDLIFYPGGHGPMEDLAYDQDSAKLIQARMDSGRALGLVCHAPAALLALDNENWPFKGYKMTAFSNAEEGEEMVAAAKWALETRLRELGGDYQETDPMSPNVIVDRNLYTGQNPASSEPLAQRILRDF; encoded by the coding sequence ATGACTTCTGTACTTTTTGTGGTTACCGCCGCTGAGGAATGGACCCTGGCCGATGGCACCAAGCGCCCCACCGGTTATTGGGCCGAGGAGCTTATTGCCCCGCACCGCGTCTTCCAGGGCGCGGGCTGGGATATCCACTTTGCTACTCCGGGTGCGAAGGCTCCGGTCGTAGACGAGTACAGCCTGGAGGTACTGCCAGACAACGTGCGTGAGGCACAGGAGAACTACCTGGCAGAGTTGGGCGTAGCGCTCGAGAACCCGATGAACCTGGCCGATGTCAATGAGGAAGATTATGACCTCATCTTCTACCCAGGTGGCCACGGTCCGATGGAGGATCTTGCCTACGATCAGGATTCTGCAAAGCTTATTCAGGCGCGTATGGATTCCGGCCGCGCGCTCGGCCTCGTTTGCCACGCCCCGGCCGCGCTATTGGCCTTGGATAACGAGAATTGGCCGTTCAAGGGCTACAAGATGACCGCCTTTAGTAATGCAGAGGAAGGCGAGGAGATGGTCGCCGCCGCTAAGTGGGCGCTGGAGACCCGCCTGCGCGAGCTCGGCGGGGATTACCAGGAGACCGATCCGATGTCCCCGAACGTCATCGTGGATCGCAACCTGTACACCGGCCAGAACCCGGCTTCCTCTGAGCCGCTGGCACAGCGTATTCTGCGCGATTTCTAA
- a CDS encoding alpha/beta hydrolase: MHVSRVLKAGAALTGVVGVAGMAAYALSRRPYLREVAPGLRSPILYLPMHLLADATFARASRFFASIDFSRPVRHAVDITEFSASFDGHAFSARVLTPRGATAGAAASGPRPVVVWTHGGGHLIGGPAMYDPQNARMAAELGAIVVAPRYHKSTQEPFPADHDECYAALRWVQEHGDKLGGDTSRIAVAGDSAGGGLAAGLVQRAFDEGHPVRALGLVYPMLDHRTTDKSGAVGQFIWTAGPNRGAWSMYLGDDHLDVDLPPYASPATRSDLSGLPPTWIGVGGIDLFCDESVAFAQALDAAGVDTTLDVWAGAYHGFDQIKPKAPQSRELIDALIDHLRRHL; encoded by the coding sequence ATGCACGTTTCGCGAGTTCTCAAGGCCGGGGCTGCCCTGACCGGTGTGGTTGGGGTAGCGGGCATGGCGGCGTATGCACTCAGCCGCCGGCCGTACCTGCGTGAGGTGGCACCGGGGCTGCGCAGCCCGATTTTGTACCTGCCTATGCACCTGCTTGCCGACGCCACTTTTGCCCGCGCCAGCCGCTTCTTTGCCAGCATCGACTTTTCCCGTCCGGTGCGGCACGCGGTGGATATTACGGAGTTTTCTGCCTCCTTCGATGGCCACGCTTTCAGCGCCCGCGTACTTACCCCACGCGGCGCTACCGCAGGGGCAGCCGCATCCGGACCGCGCCCCGTGGTGGTGTGGACGCACGGCGGCGGCCATCTTATCGGTGGCCCGGCCATGTATGACCCGCAAAATGCACGCATGGCGGCCGAGCTCGGTGCCATCGTGGTGGCTCCGCGCTACCACAAATCCACCCAGGAGCCGTTTCCCGCGGACCATGATGAGTGCTACGCGGCGCTGCGTTGGGTGCAAGAACACGGCGATAAGCTGGGCGGGGATACCTCGCGCATCGCGGTCGCCGGCGATAGCGCCGGCGGCGGCCTTGCCGCGGGCTTGGTTCAGCGGGCCTTTGATGAGGGCCATCCGGTCCGCGCGCTTGGCTTGGTCTATCCCATGCTGGATCACCGCACCACGGATAAGTCCGGTGCGGTGGGCCAATTCATCTGGACGGCAGGCCCGAACCGCGGCGCGTGGTCCATGTACCTGGGAGATGACCACCTGGATGTTGACCTGCCGCCCTATGCTTCGCCGGCCACACGCAGTGATCTTTCCGGCCTGCCGCCAACGTGGATCGGGGTGGGCGGCATCGACCTTTTCTGCGATGAATCTGTGGCCTTTGCCCAAGCCCTCGATGCGGCCGGCGTGGACACCACCCTGGATGTGTGGGCCGGTGCATACCACGGGTTTGACCAGATTAAACCCAAGGCGCCACAATCGCGTGAGCTTATCGACGCCCTCATTGACCACCTTCGCCGTCACCTTTAA
- a CDS encoding C40 family peptidase, which produces MLDTALKQIATMQPTQLPEVELPRVPDLSAAEPLAAIAHGNPAPLLESAKNIDLDNETISAALGQARTLVTGTIRDLVGIATQLVRQALPTALGFLSLDPSARAAALAQLRALISQHLGMATARVQRLMGDLSAAAQSLQPVAQRPVHSALADAPVSPTGAQHSTALPEQSAAGADAGADATAHEVSSPPPAPEPSAEGGSAAGQAAVAAAKSQVGQPYVWGGTGNGGFDCSGLTQWAYSQAGVDLPRTADQQTVGQQVSADQLQPGDLVVWDGHVAMYSGNGEIVEAGDPVQTNPLRTTNMGMQFKGFWRPTA; this is translated from the coding sequence ATGCTCGATACTGCGCTTAAGCAGATTGCCACCATGCAACCGACGCAGCTTCCGGAGGTAGAGCTTCCCCGCGTGCCGGATCTCTCCGCCGCCGAGCCTTTGGCCGCCATCGCCCACGGCAATCCCGCTCCCCTACTCGAGTCGGCGAAAAATATCGATCTCGATAATGAGACCATCTCTGCCGCGCTTGGCCAGGCCCGCACCTTGGTAACGGGCACCATCCGGGATTTGGTGGGCATCGCCACGCAGCTGGTGCGCCAGGCCCTGCCCACCGCGCTGGGTTTCCTGTCGCTGGATCCGTCGGCGCGTGCCGCCGCTCTGGCTCAGCTTCGCGCGCTTATCTCCCAGCACCTGGGCATGGCAACTGCTCGCGTGCAGCGCCTGATGGGTGATCTCAGCGCGGCCGCTCAATCCTTGCAGCCGGTAGCGCAGCGGCCGGTGCACTCCGCGCTTGCCGACGCCCCCGTAAGCCCCACCGGTGCCCAGCACTCCACCGCTCTTCCAGAACAATCCGCCGCGGGCGCTGATGCCGGCGCCGACGCCACCGCACACGAGGTATCTTCTCCCCCGCCCGCACCAGAGCCTTCTGCCGAGGGCGGTTCGGCCGCCGGGCAGGCCGCGGTCGCTGCGGCGAAGAGCCAAGTGGGCCAGCCCTACGTATGGGGCGGCACCGGAAACGGTGGCTTTGATTGCTCGGGCCTTACCCAATGGGCGTATTCGCAGGCCGGGGTGGACTTGCCCCGCACGGCGGACCAGCAGACGGTTGGTCAGCAGGTCAGCGCGGATCAATTGCAGCCCGGTGACCTGGTGGTATGGGATGGGCACGTGGCAATGTATTCCGGCAATGGCGAAATCGTGGAGGCCGGCGATCCGGTGCAAACCAACCCGCTGCGCACCACAAATATGGGTATGCAATTCAAAGGCTTTTGGCGGCCCACGGCCTAA
- a CDS encoding chemotaxis protein: MRPFTIDTDYARHLARDLHAQSQGENPPHPVLPDDDAFTAFNEAVHAALDNVGARMSVLRNDMGQVAQSGFQMSREAEDTDASLGQHLGAAM; encoded by the coding sequence ATGAGACCTTTCACGATCGATACTGACTATGCCCGCCACCTCGCCCGCGACCTGCACGCCCAGTCCCAAGGGGAGAATCCGCCCCACCCCGTTTTGCCCGATGACGACGCTTTTACTGCTTTTAATGAGGCGGTGCATGCCGCACTCGATAATGTGGGCGCGCGCATGAGCGTGCTGCGCAACGATATGGGGCAGGTTGCCCAGTCCGGTTTCCAGATGTCGCGCGAGGCAGAAGACACCGATGCCTCGCTAGGCCAGCACCTTGGGGCGGCGATGTAG
- the upp gene encoding uracil phosphoribosyltransferase produces MDIHVVDHPLAASRLTLMRDARSDNSAFRAALKDLGAMLVYEASRDLAVENFDCATPVSTAQGTRLQDPPIIVPIIRAGLGMVDPALSMIPDAQVGFIGMARNEETHEPVPYLEALPEDLTGRTVFVVDPMLATGGSLLHALRLLADRGATDITAICMVSAQPGVDALAESGLPVRLVTAAIDPSLNEDAYIVPGLGDAGDRLYGPRNIDL; encoded by the coding sequence ATGGACATCCACGTAGTAGACCACCCGCTTGCCGCCTCCCGCCTTACCCTCATGCGCGATGCGCGCAGCGATAACTCCGCTTTCCGCGCCGCCCTGAAAGACTTGGGCGCCATGCTTGTCTATGAAGCATCCCGCGACCTTGCCGTGGAGAACTTCGACTGCGCCACCCCGGTTTCTACCGCACAGGGCACCCGCCTGCAGGACCCGCCCATCATCGTGCCGATCATCCGCGCCGGGCTGGGCATGGTGGACCCGGCCCTGTCTATGATTCCGGATGCACAGGTCGGCTTCATCGGCATGGCGCGCAACGAAGAGACGCACGAGCCAGTGCCCTACCTGGAGGCACTGCCGGAGGACCTGACCGGCCGCACGGTGTTCGTGGTGGATCCAATGCTGGCCACCGGTGGTTCCCTGCTGCACGCGTTGCGCCTGCTTGCAGATCGTGGCGCCACCGATATCACCGCCATCTGCATGGTCTCGGCGCAGCCGGGTGTGGATGCGCTGGCTGAATCCGGTCTGCCGGTGCGCCTAGTCACCGCCGCTATCGATCCTTCGCTCAACGAGGATGCTTATATCGTTCCAGGCTTGGGCGATGCCGGCGACCGCCTCTACGGTCCGCGCAATATCGACCTTTAA
- a CDS encoding helix-turn-helix domain-containing protein, which produces MSFIHLMWSSYGHGFSQQLRRVRQRRGISQQALAEISGVSRSQISNLERNENGVHAMADPQLSTVYKLALALEIPPAVLLPAGGDVVEGHLTDSAVAAAEDVAPFPQGYVDRRRFAATWNGALS; this is translated from the coding sequence ATGAGTTTCATTCATCTAATGTGGTCGAGCTACGGCCACGGATTTTCGCAACAATTGCGGCGGGTGCGACAGCGTCGGGGGATTTCGCAGCAGGCGCTGGCGGAGATTTCTGGGGTCTCTCGCAGCCAAATTTCCAATCTGGAGCGCAACGAGAATGGCGTGCACGCCATGGCCGATCCGCAGCTGTCTACGGTATATAAGCTGGCCTTGGCCCTAGAAATCCCGCCAGCGGTGTTGCTGCCGGCTGGTGGGGACGTGGTGGAAGGGCATTTGACCGATTCCGCGGTGGCCGCCGCCGAGGACGTCGCGCCCTTCCCGCAAGGCTATGTGGACCGGCGTCGGTTTGCCGCCACGTGGAATGGTGCCCTGAGCTAG
- a CDS encoding M20 family metallopeptidase, giving the protein MISEFINEWFNAHRAEVIAWRRHIHRHPETANQEVETTNFLASILQDYGLEPQRFPHTGLMVDIGPDAELGRLAFRADIDALPVTEVTGLEYTSEVPGTMHACGHDVHTTVALGLACALADFQRVHDLPLGIRVIFQPAEEVWVGGATDVIEWGALEGVHSIFAIHAEPKLRVGRIGIRAGAITSATDVVELNIKGPGGHTSRPHLSADVVYALGKVITELPALLSRRVDPRTGTVLVFGQVNSGYAPNAIPETGSLTGTMRTADIGIWRDMQSLFTELVEQILAPVGVEHELTYNRGVPPVLNDDVATALLASAAQSIDPQAVVQAPQSSGGEDFSWYLEKVPGSMARLGCWSGEGEQHDLHMGDLIVDERAIGVGIKLFGAVVEQFIGENAETN; this is encoded by the coding sequence ATGATCTCGGAATTCATCAACGAGTGGTTTAATGCCCACCGTGCGGAGGTCATCGCGTGGCGGCGCCATATCCACCGCCACCCGGAAACTGCGAACCAAGAGGTAGAAACCACCAACTTTCTCGCCTCTATCCTGCAGGACTATGGTCTGGAGCCACAGCGTTTCCCACACACGGGTCTTATGGTCGACATTGGCCCCGATGCGGAGCTAGGGCGGCTGGCCTTCCGCGCCGATATCGATGCCCTGCCAGTCACCGAGGTCACCGGCCTGGAATATACCTCCGAGGTGCCCGGCACGATGCATGCTTGCGGCCACGATGTGCATACGACCGTGGCGCTCGGCCTGGCCTGCGCATTGGCGGATTTTCAGCGTGTCCACGACCTGCCGCTGGGAATTCGCGTCATCTTCCAGCCGGCCGAAGAGGTGTGGGTAGGCGGTGCGACCGACGTTATTGAATGGGGCGCGCTGGAAGGTGTGCATTCCATTTTTGCCATCCACGCCGAGCCCAAGCTGCGCGTGGGACGCATCGGTATCCGCGCCGGGGCTATCACGTCTGCTACCGACGTGGTGGAGCTCAATATCAAGGGCCCAGGCGGGCATACCTCCCGGCCGCACCTGTCGGCCGACGTTGTGTATGCCCTAGGAAAGGTCATTACCGAACTGCCTGCGCTGCTCTCGCGCCGCGTTGACCCGCGTACCGGCACCGTTTTGGTCTTTGGCCAGGTCAATTCCGGCTACGCCCCGAACGCCATTCCGGAGACTGGCAGCCTAACCGGCACCATGCGCACGGCCGATATTGGCATCTGGCGCGATATGCAAAGCCTCTTTACCGAGCTGGTGGAACAGATCCTCGCGCCGGTAGGCGTAGAGCACGAGCTGACCTATAACCGCGGCGTTCCGCCGGTGCTTAACGACGACGTCGCAACCGCCCTGCTTGCCTCCGCCGCCCAATCCATCGACCCGCAGGCCGTCGTGCAAGCCCCGCAGTCCTCCGGCGGCGAGGACTTTTCCTGGTACCTGGAAAAGGTCCCCGGTTCCATGGCGCGGCTTGGCTGCTGGTCCGGCGAGGGCGAACAGCATGACCTGCACATGGGCGATCTCATCGTGGACGAGCGGGCTATTGGCGTGGGCATCAAGCTCTTCGGCGCCGTGGTTGAGCAGTTCATAGGGGAGAATGCGGAGACAAACTAA
- a CDS encoding NAD(P)H-quinone dehydrogenase has product MLNQTKRIVIIGGGPAGYEAALAGAKYGAEITIIEDQGMGGNSVILDCVPSKSFIAGANIKTDLRRAEDMELNQGIGQADLSLTALNKRVQDLASKQSSDIRATVESLGARVIDGRGYFPEDQEADAFGGHKVTAVFNEDGHEETINADLVLVATGATPRILPGAQPDGERILTWQQVYNLTELPEHLIVVGSGVTGAEFVSAFAELGVKVTMVASRDRILPHDDADAADVLETVLSERGVELEKNCRVETVNRTEDGNVLVTTQDGREITGSHVIMSIGSIPNTQDLKLENVGVETAKSGHIQVDRVSRTNIAGIYAAGDCSDLFPLASVAAMQGRVAMYHALGEGVSPLRLKTVANAVFTRPEIAAVGFTQAEIEAGEVAARTITMPLNTNPRAKMRSLQHGFVKLFCRATSGRVIGGVIVAPTASELILPIAMAVTNQLTVNQLADSFAVYPSLSGTITEAARRLVAHDDLE; this is encoded by the coding sequence GTGTTGAACCAGACCAAGCGAATCGTCATTATCGGCGGTGGCCCGGCAGGCTATGAGGCCGCGTTGGCAGGTGCTAAATATGGTGCAGAAATCACCATTATTGAAGACCAGGGCATGGGTGGTAACAGCGTTATCTTGGACTGCGTTCCTTCCAAGTCCTTTATCGCCGGCGCCAATATTAAGACCGACCTGCGCCGTGCCGAGGATATGGAACTTAACCAGGGCATTGGCCAAGCCGATCTATCCCTAACCGCACTGAATAAGCGTGTGCAGGACCTGGCAAGCAAGCAGTCTTCCGATATTCGCGCCACCGTGGAATCCTTGGGCGCCCGCGTTATCGATGGCCGCGGCTACTTCCCAGAGGATCAGGAAGCCGATGCCTTCGGCGGCCATAAGGTCACTGCCGTATTCAACGAGGACGGCCACGAAGAAACCATTAACGCAGACCTCGTCTTGGTAGCTACCGGCGCCACCCCTCGCATTCTCCCTGGCGCTCAGCCGGATGGTGAGCGCATCCTTACCTGGCAGCAGGTTTATAACCTCACCGAGCTGCCGGAGCACCTCATCGTCGTCGGTTCTGGTGTGACCGGTGCGGAGTTCGTCTCTGCCTTTGCGGAGCTAGGCGTTAAGGTCACCATGGTTGCCTCCCGTGACCGCATTTTGCCGCATGACGACGCCGACGCGGCCGACGTCCTCGAGACCGTGCTTAGCGAGCGCGGCGTTGAGCTGGAAAAGAACTGCCGCGTGGAAACCGTCAACCGCACTGAGGACGGCAACGTGCTGGTGACCACTCAGGACGGCCGCGAGATTACCGGTTCCCATGTCATTATGTCTATCGGCTCCATCCCGAATACTCAGGACTTGAAGCTGGAGAACGTGGGCGTAGAAACCGCCAAGTCCGGCCACATTCAGGTCGACCGCGTCTCCCGCACCAATATCGCCGGCATCTACGCCGCTGGCGACTGCTCCGACCTCTTCCCGCTGGCTTCCGTCGCCGCCATGCAGGGCCGCGTGGCCATGTACCACGCGCTGGGTGAGGGTGTTTCTCCGCTGCGTCTGAAGACCGTGGCCAACGCCGTGTTCACCCGCCCAGAGATCGCTGCCGTAGGCTTTACCCAGGCAGAAATCGAGGCAGGCGAGGTAGCCGCCCGCACCATCACCATGCCGCTTAATACCAACCCGCGCGCCAAGATGCGCTCGCTGCAGCACGGCTTTGTCAAGCTCTTCTGCCGCGCCACCTCCGGACGAGTTATTGGCGGCGTCATCGTCGCGCCGACCGCCTCCGAGCTCATCCTGCCCATCGCCATGGCCGTGACCAATCAGCTCACCGTGAACCAGCTGGCCGACTCCTTCGCCGTATACCCGTCCCTGTCGGGCACCATCACCGAGGCTGCTCGACGCCTCGTTGCCCACGACGATCTGGAGTAA
- a CDS encoding ATP-binding cassette domain-containing protein: MTHLKMHNVSCKRRLHVPHLELTAGMYGLIGPNGAGKTTLLRTVAGFLPAKGCIDTSQVAIARTGADILLAGSTVAQHLRAAQHVREGFDVGYAEELLDKVGVAKRSKNRTLSTGQRQLVACATALAARTPVTLLDEPFNGLDAPTRTRLRELIIAHASGTPDWLLVLSSHRAEDLVGLVDHVITVHDGTVNKPTDLESQRPHYPVLSGSTKDVEQALALADALPLHRSSLGSTSKVHAWCPAPFPADTAAAAQVTVSYLDDGQLIDSLVSRAHESARTPQEES, from the coding sequence ATGACGCACCTTAAAATGCACAATGTCAGCTGCAAGCGCCGCTTGCACGTGCCACACCTGGAGCTCACCGCCGGCATGTATGGGCTTATCGGCCCCAATGGCGCGGGCAAGACCACGCTCCTGCGCACAGTGGCCGGGTTCCTGCCTGCCAAAGGCTGCATCGATACCTCGCAGGTGGCGATTGCACGCACCGGCGCCGATATCTTGCTCGCCGGTTCCACCGTGGCCCAGCACCTGCGCGCCGCACAGCATGTGCGCGAGGGATTCGACGTGGGGTATGCGGAGGAGCTGTTGGATAAGGTGGGCGTCGCTAAGCGCAGCAAGAACCGCACCTTGAGCACCGGCCAGCGCCAACTGGTTGCCTGTGCCACTGCCCTGGCTGCGCGCACGCCGGTCACCCTCCTCGATGAGCCTTTCAACGGCTTGGACGCGCCAACGCGCACGCGCCTGCGCGAACTCATTATCGCCCACGCCTCCGGCACCCCGGACTGGCTGCTGGTGCTTTCTTCTCACCGCGCAGAAGACCTCGTCGGCCTGGTTGACCACGTCATTACCGTGCACGACGGCACGGTCAATAAACCCACCGACCTGGAATCCCAACGGCCGCACTACCCCGTGCTTAGCGGCAGCACCAAGGACGTGGAGCAAGCACTCGCGCTTGCCGACGCCCTCCCCCTCCACCGTTCCTCCCTCGGTTCCACCTCCAAGGTGCACGCCTGGTGCCCGGCCCCGTTCCCTGCCGATACCGCAGCCGCCGCCCAGGTCACCGTCTCCTACCTCGACGACGGCCAACTCATTGATTCCCTTGTCTCCCGCGCCCACGAATCCGCCCGCACCCCACAAGAGGAGTCCTAG
- a CDS encoding GntR family transcriptional regulator has product MSDTRPIYQQLAGGIRDMIISGELAEGERAPSTNELSAFHSVNPTTSAKALTVLFEEGLLEKRRGLGMFVREGARNKVRHQRQEALREDFIVPLLKEGAALGLSASDIADLIEAEGDHHDAP; this is encoded by the coding sequence ATGAGCGATACCCGGCCCATTTATCAGCAACTAGCAGGAGGGATCAGGGACATGATCATTTCCGGTGAGCTCGCCGAGGGCGAACGCGCCCCCAGCACCAATGAGCTTTCGGCTTTCCACTCCGTTAACCCAACTACCTCCGCAAAGGCTCTAACCGTCCTCTTCGAGGAGGGCCTGTTGGAAAAGCGTCGCGGCCTGGGCATGTTTGTGCGCGAAGGCGCGCGCAACAAGGTCCGCCACCAACGCCAAGAAGCCCTTAGGGAAGATTTCATCGTTCCGCTTCTCAAGGAAGGAGCCGCGCTGGGCTTAAGCGCCAGCGATATTGCCGACCTGATTGAAGCCGAAGGAGACCATCATGACGCACCTTAA
- a CDS encoding ABC transporter permease, with protein sequence MYALAALSILLLAATATSAMLMTMSAEQHVASNLGDNHQRADAPCSLSLGDNVDDCLSAPSDPKRFSRELVSQDFYVDTDPDHRMTYSEGDWKSQGPSYGLTLESGRWPTSPGEIIATTASGLSEESGVSAFSSNLEINVVGTVTSKYVPTATAVYAAPGTWDLSTTPSSPSSAGARPMLLDNQSSDQEELEKTMDRIAHVDNAEFSAREAVKLSYLSRQSLENQPPKSLLDEYSFFFGIFAFLLPLFFSAFLTAMQRRALEAPANALHQLGISRKKLWAIFHVQILFLVLSISVCAIVTGTLFPHLFRTHLAELGSVPGRDFVLPWKWCGLLLVSALLPPIFSALTTALPIRFQNPQTAEHQLSAKWKRASAGAIPALCAIALATVLFAGVVGPEIFTTLAPIPTLALAIALTLAVTISIKSDSPTSPSHLARRFLSSHRFLPLIGVALLSSTAGIAIFSSNLAASMTASEAESYAPIVAPDQAILTLPDEMDSARESAQNSLVSQGDLPEPISAQQLSAGLPMTPDVSGTFGILSVQDAKSWEKLTDEKLTSDERQTLESGGVLVRDKKLMDASHTQITDSNEKSHTLEAQEGSFGNYWEKQVGGVVLNSTAQSLEIPSISTQWIFDGLSAQKAERVPEIANHLGIPPEDIQLSKGYETETPLSFYISLTAALLSAIAISFAIARGLNTSMNTLHTTFFHLGLRRDWSFKSFSWAIAIICLSSLIIGVFSGLAPLAAYSFLLGDGFLFAVDWNAIGFTITSVLAGTLIGAFIQQRRLH encoded by the coding sequence TTGTATCGCAAGACTTCTACGTGGATACTGACCCCGATCACCGAATGACATATTCGGAGGGTGATTGGAAAAGCCAAGGGCCCAGCTACGGTTTAACTTTGGAATCAGGTCGGTGGCCAACCTCTCCGGGGGAAATTATCGCAACCACAGCTAGCGGTCTTTCCGAGGAATCAGGGGTCAGTGCCTTTAGTAGCAACCTGGAGATTAACGTGGTCGGCACCGTTACCAGTAAATATGTGCCGACCGCAACCGCCGTGTACGCAGCGCCTGGCACATGGGATCTCAGCACCACTCCTTCATCCCCATCTAGTGCTGGGGCGCGCCCAATGCTTTTAGATAACCAGTCTTCGGACCAAGAAGAACTAGAAAAGACAATGGATCGCATTGCTCACGTAGACAATGCCGAGTTCAGCGCCAGAGAAGCAGTGAAACTGTCCTACCTCTCAAGGCAATCGCTGGAGAATCAGCCTCCCAAAAGCCTTCTTGATGAATACTCGTTTTTCTTCGGAATTTTTGCGTTTCTCTTACCTCTATTTTTCTCAGCCTTCCTAACTGCCATGCAAAGGCGCGCGCTCGAAGCCCCGGCCAACGCTCTACATCAACTCGGAATATCCAGGAAGAAGTTGTGGGCTATCTTCCACGTACAGATCCTTTTTCTAGTCCTTTCAATTTCAGTGTGCGCTATTGTCACCGGTACGCTTTTCCCTCACCTCTTTAGAACCCATCTAGCAGAGTTGGGGTCCGTGCCTGGGCGGGATTTCGTCCTCCCCTGGAAATGGTGCGGGTTGCTTTTAGTGTCCGCTTTACTTCCCCCGATCTTCAGCGCACTGACAACTGCATTACCGATCCGGTTCCAAAATCCCCAAACTGCGGAACATCAACTTTCTGCTAAATGGAAGCGGGCTTCAGCCGGGGCTATCCCAGCACTGTGCGCCATAGCACTAGCAACCGTATTGTTCGCTGGGGTAGTCGGGCCGGAAATTTTCACAACTCTTGCTCCAATCCCTACGTTAGCGCTCGCGATAGCGTTGACGCTCGCTGTAACTATTTCTATTAAAAGCGATTCCCCAACGTCACCGAGTCACCTGGCCCGTCGCTTTCTAAGTTCGCACCGTTTTCTCCCGCTAATTGGAGTAGCCCTATTGTCCAGTACAGCAGGGATAGCAATCTTCAGCAGCAACCTGGCCGCTAGTATGACTGCCTCAGAAGCTGAATCCTACGCACCAATTGTCGCACCCGACCAAGCAATCTTGACCCTGCCAGATGAAATGGATTCTGCGAGAGAATCTGCACAGAATTCATTAGTATCCCAAGGTGACTTGCCCGAACCCATTTCTGCACAGCAGCTTTCCGCAGGATTGCCGATGACTCCTGATGTATCGGGAACTTTTGGCATTCTTTCCGTCCAGGATGCCAAGAGTTGGGAGAAGCTCACGGACGAAAAGCTTACTTCCGACGAAAGGCAAACCCTGGAAAGCGGTGGTGTTCTTGTCCGCGACAAGAAACTTATGGATGCCTCTCACACACAGATCACCGATTCAAACGAAAAGTCGCACACGCTCGAGGCCCAAGAGGGTTCTTTTGGAAACTATTGGGAGAAACAAGTCGGCGGTGTGGTGCTAAACAGCACCGCACAAAGTCTTGAAATTCCTAGCATTTCAACCCAATGGATATTCGACGGCTTATCCGCCCAAAAGGCAGAACGAGTGCCAGAAATCGCTAACCATCTTGGTATACCACCTGAGGATATCCAGCTTTCCAAAGGCTACGAAACCGAGACCCCCTTATCGTTCTATATCAGCCTTACAGCAGCTCTGCTTTCTGCAATCGCCATATCTTTTGCGATTGCGCGCGGCCTAAATACCAGTATGAACACACTGCACACCACCTTTTTCCACTTGGGTCTTCGCCGTGATTGGAGCTTCAAATCGTTTTCGTGGGCCATAGCGATTATCTGCCTGAGTTCCCTAATCATCGGAGTCTTCAGCGGTCTCGCCCCGTTAGCAGCATATAGCTTCTTGCTCGGTGATGGCTTTCTGTTCGCAGTCGATTGGAACGCAATAGGCTTCACCATCACTTCAGTCCTAGCGGGCACCCTAATCGGAGCATTCATTCAACAAAGACGCCTTCACTAG